CGGCCGATGAGCATGCCACCGATGACCAGCACCGGCATGAACGCCAGCGAGATCAGGAAGCTCTTGGTCTTGACGGCCGCGAGGTAGTCGCGGATCGCGATGACAAGGGTCTTGGTCATGCCTTCTCCTGCGCGTCAGCTAGCGCAATCTCAGCTTCGATTTCCGCTTCTGTCGGCTCCTGGAAGTCTGGATCCTCAACAGATTCGCCGTCAATCTCGGCCCCCAGGTCCGCCAAGGCAGCCGCGTCGGGTCGGGCGATGCGGACGAAGATGTCTTGCAGGCTCGGGCTCGTCACCTCGAACCGCTTGACGCTGCCCATCGAGATCAACGTGGACAGGATCGACTGCTCGTCGGTGTCTTTCTCGAGCGTCAGCTCCTGCGTCTGGCCCAGGTCGCGGACACGCGTGACGCCCGGCAGATGTTCCATCTGATGGCCGTCCGCGCCGTCGACCTGCACGCGGATCGTGTCGCTGCCGTAGTTCTGCTGTATCTCGGCCAGACTGCCGTCGAGCACCTTGTCACCCTTGTAGATCATGAAGATGCGGTCGCACATCTGCTCGGCCGTCGCCATGTCGTGGGTGGAGAAGATGACGGTCTTGCCGTCGCGGCGGAGCTGGTTGATCTGCTCGGTCATCGTCTCGCGATTGACCGGATCAAGGCCGCTGAAGACTTCTTCGAGCAGCACCAGCTCTGGGTTGCTGATGACGGTGGCGATGAACTGGACCTTTTGGCTCATGCCCTTGGAGAGCTGGTCCACCTTCTTGTCGCCCCAGTCGCTCAGGTCGAGCTTGTCCAGCCACTCCTGGATCGCGGCCTTGCTGGCGTCGGCGCCTTTGATCTGGGCGTAAAAGCGAAGGACTTCGCGGACCTTCATCTGCTTGTACAGGCCGCGCTCTTCGGGCAAATAGGCGACGCGGTCGTCAGGCCGGTCGGAGTTGGTCCGGCCGAGCACGGTGACGTCGCCCTGGTTCTGCTCGTGGATCCGCATGATCATGCGGAGGGTGGTCGTCTTGCCGCTGCCGTTGGGGCCGATGAAGCCGTAGCAGGAGCCTTTGGGGACGACGAGCGACAGGTCGCGGACGGCCGTGTGTTCGCCGTACGTCTTGGTAACGCCATCGAGCGAGACGGCGGCGTCGGCGGCAGGGTCGGACAGGAGCGGCATGAGGTGGTAAGGCAGACTTCGGGGGCGGCGACTGTAGCGGGCGACTTGAAGGGGCGACCAAAGCCCGCTACCAACTCGGCATCGCCAACGCACGACAACGTCTCCGCCCGACACGCCGACGCATCCTCTGGACCATCGTCGGGCTCGTCGTGCTCAACATGCTCTGGCGGCTGGTTCGTTTCACCACCGATCGCCCGTTCTGGGGCGACGAGGCGATGCTGGCCATCAACTTCTACGTCCGAGACTTCGCCGGACTCAACGGCCCGTTGCTCTACTCACAGCTTGCACCGCCTGCATTCCTGTGGATCAGCGAGGCGATGACGCTGCTGCTCGGTCACAGCGAGGAGGCGCTGCGTCTCGTGCCGGCGCTCGCCGGAGCGGCGGCGACGGTGGTCTTCGCGATCATGGCTTGGCGTTTCCTTCGGCCGCGCGAAGCCCTAGCGGCCGTCGCAGTGCTGGCGGCGAGCTACTTCCCGCTCCGGCACAGCGTCGAGCTCAAGCCGTACAGCGTCGACCTGCTCGTCGCAGCGCTCACGGTCTGGCTGACGCTGGAGATTCGCCGTCGGCCCGACGTGCTGAAGTGGGTCGGGCTCATCGCGACCGGCGTCGTCGGCGTCTGGGTCAGCTTCACGGCCGTCCTGTGCCTCGGCGGGGCGACGATCTGGCTGCTCGTCGACGGCTGGCTTCGCAAGGAAAAGCCCGTCGCTGCGTGGGCGATGGTTTCTGGAGGCGTGGTGCTGGCGAGCTTTGTCGCGATGTTTCTATTCACCGGCGACGTCCGCAACCACGAGACCGACAAATACACGGCGATGGTCATGTGGCAGGATTCCTTCCCGCCGACCGACCAGCCCTGGCTGATTCCGTGGTGGCTGCTCAAGACGCACGCGGGTCGCATGCTCAGCTACCCCAACGGCGGCCGAGACTTCGGCAGCACGGCAACGCTGCTGCTATGCCTGCTGGGCATGTGGCGGTTCTGGCGGACGGGGCGGCGGTCGCAGATCGCGCTGCTGCTCTTGCCGTTGCTGCTCGGACTCGGGGCAGCCTTTGCCGGGAAGTACCCATACGGCGGCTCAGCCAGGACGATGCAGTACGCGGCCATCCCGATCTGCCTGCTCATGGGCAGCGGCATCGCCCTGGTCCTCGGCTGGGTGCTGGGACGTCACTTGCGACGAGGTCACGCGGCGGTCGTCGTGTTGATGGTGCTCGCGATCGGGTTCTCCGTTCTCCGCGATTTTCAAGAGCCGTACCGCGAGCTGTCGGAGCCGCACGCCCGGCGGGCAATGCTGTGGCTTTCGAGCGTGACCGGGCCGGAGGACCCGTGGGTCTTCACGCGTGTCGAGCCCAGCGACGCGAAGATCGAAGGCGAGTTCCAGCTTCAGTCGGCCATCGCAGCGTCGCAGGTGAACTACTACGCGTACCACTACGCCGACTCGCCGCTGCTCTACGCGCCACCGGTTGACGAGGTCGTGTCTCTTCCGACGGAGCGCGTGATCCTGATTCGCCACGGTGTGACGCTCGAACGTGGCCTCAAGCCTCGCGAGCCGGCCGACACGTATCGCCGACTCCTCGCGGAGCGTTTCGGCCCGCCGCAGGTCATCAAAGCCCCGTGCGGCAACAAGGCCGACATCCACATCACGGTCTACGGCAAGCCGCTGCCGGAGTTGCCAGCAGCGTTGCAGGAGCGATGATCGAGGCATGCCCGCCGGTCCCGCAGAACACCTCGAACGCCTCGTCGCCATGGCCAGCGAGGTGCGGCGGCTGGTGATGGAAGGGCGGACCTCGCCCGAAGAGATGGCCGGCGTGGAGCGGTCCGACGAGGCCGACACGATTTACGCGATC
This DNA window, taken from Planctomycetota bacterium, encodes the following:
- a CDS encoding ATP-binding cassette domain-containing protein, with the protein product MPLLSDPAADAAVSLDGVTKTYGEHTAVRDLSLVVPKGSCYGFIGPNGSGKTTTLRMIMRIHEQNQGDVTVLGRTNSDRPDDRVAYLPEERGLYKQMKVREVLRFYAQIKGADASKAAIQEWLDKLDLSDWGDKKVDQLSKGMSQKVQFIATVISNPELVLLEEVFSGLDPVNRETMTEQINQLRRDGKTVIFSTHDMATAEQMCDRIFMIYKGDKVLDGSLAEIQQNYGSDTIRVQVDGADGHQMEHLPGVTRVRDLGQTQELTLEKDTDEQSILSTLISMGSVKRFEVTSPSLQDIFVRIARPDAAALADLGAEIDGESVEDPDFQEPTEAEIEAEIALADAQEKA
- a CDS encoding glycosyltransferase family 39 protein, with product MLWRLVRFTTDRPFWGDEAMLAINFYVRDFAGLNGPLLYSQLAPPAFLWISEAMTLLLGHSEEALRLVPALAGAAATVVFAIMAWRFLRPREALAAVAVLAASYFPLRHSVELKPYSVDLLVAALTVWLTLEIRRRPDVLKWVGLIATGVVGVWVSFTAVLCLGGATIWLLVDGWLRKEKPVAAWAMVSGGVVLASFVAMFLFTGDVRNHETDKYTAMVMWQDSFPPTDQPWLIPWWLLKTHAGRMLSYPNGGRDFGSTATLLLCLLGMWRFWRTGRRSQIALLLLPLLLGLGAAFAGKYPYGGSARTMQYAAIPICLLMGSGIALVLGWVLGRHLRRGHAAVVVLMVLAIGFSVLRDFQEPYRELSEPHARRAMLWLSSVTGPEDPWVFTRVEPSDAKIEGEFQLQSAIAASQVNYYAYHYADSPLLYAPPVDEVVSLPTERVILIRHGVTLERGLKPREPADTYRRLLAERFGPPQVIKAPCGNKADIHITVYGKPLPELPAALQER